Proteins from one Salvelinus sp. IW2-2015 linkage group LG9, ASM291031v2, whole genome shotgun sequence genomic window:
- the wdhd1 gene encoding WD repeat and HMG-box DNA-binding protein 1 isoform X1, with amino-acid sequence MPCERKPMRYGHSEGHTDVCFDDTGKYIVTCGSDGDVRIWESLDDDDPKSINVGEKAYSLALKNGKLVTAASNNTVQIHTFPEGDPDGILTRFTTNATHVTYNSSGSRVAAGSSDFMVKVVEMSDSSQQKTLRGHVAPVLSVTFDPKDEFLASASCDGTVAVWKIEEQTQVTSWPLLQKSNDVINAKSLCRLAWQPKAAKLLAVPVETTVQLYQRDSWAHVGTLSDDLGTQAINVVAWSPCGKFLAAGSIGGLLTVWDVESKLCVERQTHEKGYTVCGLAWHPSGGQIAYTDTEGCLGVLDGLSSSSSSSSTTAAKSTKQAPASYDDLFDDDDDDRPMDEGIGEGALSPAKKPGDEDDDDDLMPATGRARNRSAFLDDENSLDTGSLKLGLDKFVDDDDAGSAIVPPVAVAAPLRPVYDGPMPTQPQKAFQPGSTPAHLMHRFMMWNSVGIVRGYNDDQDNAIDVEFHDTAVHHAMHLTNSLGHTVADLSQEAVLLACPGTDELASKLQCLHFSSWDTNKEWMVDLPKGEDVRALCLGQGWAAAATSALMLRLFSIGGVQRELFSLPGPVVCMAGHGEQLLVVYHRGTGFDGEQALGVQLLQFGHKRRQVIHGENLPLSRKSHLSWLGFTAEGTPCFIDSEGVVRLLNRSLGNMWTPVCNTRDNCKGKSDHYWVVGVHENPQQLRCIPCKGSRYPPTLPRPAVAILPFKLPFCQTTTEKGQMEEQYWRSVLLHNHYGFLSSSGYEIDEEGQSQAQKEQQELLMKMFALSCKLEREFRCVELAELMTQNVVTLAIRYASRSRRMALAQRLSDLALEKANQLQGEEPQEEEEEEPLQYTRRNTGYGQSSSEMGADRQHSSHRQAPEEEVDEEEGQEEHMDEGDVAESKRRGLNPLSKGTAASPEKPSPKPVSKEGRVNPFKVSSGLGRPGSAGGQHRVTNVLDSMMSSSRKPTALLSSSTGKLNKTPVLKPLPPRPKTKTQSTLLHMNAPKAANKKAAEEREPAVCRLKQTEAPPPASPAENVENKKPKTGFQLWLEENRRIILADNPDLEETDVIKEAMGRFRTLSADDRLSWTERAKGQSGDVADMKKRKRGEEESRGDENGQSEADETSAKKKKPLDTSAKLSAFAFNKN; translated from the exons ATGCCCTGTGAAAGAAAGCCAATGCGCTACGGCCACTCGGAGGGACACACTGATGTTTGCTTCGATGACACTGGAAA GTATATAGTCACTTGTGGAAGTGATGGGGATGTGAGAATATGGGAGAGTCTGGATGATGACGATCCCAAGTCCATCAACGTGGGGGAGAAGGCCTATTCTTTAGCCTTGAAG AATGGGAAGCTGGTCACAGCAGCCTCCAACAACACAGTACAAATCCACACGTTCCCTGAGGGTGACCCAGATGGCATCCTCACCCGCTTTACCACCAACGCCACCCACGTCACCTACAACAGCAGCGGCTCCAGAGTCGCTGCCGGATCCAG TGACTTCATGGTGAAGGTAGTGGAGATGTCCGACAGCAGTCAGCAGAAGACCCTGCGGGGACACGTTGCCCCCGTCCTCAGTGTCACCTTTGACCCCAAGGATGAGTTCCTG GCCTCTGCTAGCTGTGATGGAACTGTAGCTGTGTGGAAGATTGAGGAGCAG ACTCAGGTGACCAGCTGGCCGCTGCTGCAGAAGTCCAATGATGTCATCAATGCCAAGTCCCTGTGCCGACTGGCCTGGCAGCCCAAGGCCGCTAAG ctccTGGCCGTTCCCGTGGAGACAACGGTGCAGCTGTACCAGAGAGACTCCTGGGCCCACGTGGGCACACTCTCCGATGACCTTGGCACACAG GCAATAAACGTCGTCGCATGGTCGCCCTGTGGGAAGTTCTTGGCTGCAGGGAGCATCGGGGGTTTGCTGACGGTCTGGGACGTGGAGAGCAAGCTGTGTGTGGAAAG GCAGACGCATGAGAAGGGCTACACCGTGTGTGGACTGGCTTGGCATCCCTCGGGCGGTCAAATAGCCTACACCGACACAGAGGGCTGTCTTGGCGTGCTGGATGGGctctcttcttcatcctcttcttcctccactacTGCTGCAAAGAGTACCAAG CAGGCTCCAGCCAGCTACGACGATCTTTTCGACGACGATGACGACGACAGACCCATGGACGAGGGTATCGGCGAGGGCGCCCTTTCACCCGCCAAGAAACCCGGGGACGAGGACGATGACGACGACCTCATGCCTGCCACGGGTCGAGCACGGAACAGGAGTGCCTTCCTCGACGACGAGAACTCACTGG ACACAGGCTCGCTCAAACTGGGGCTGGATAAGTTTGTTGATGACGACGACGCGGGCAGCGCCATAGTGCCCCCCGTTGCTGTGGCTGCTCCCCTCCGGCCCGTCTATGACGGGCCAATGCCCACCCAGCCACAGAAGGCTTTCCAGCCAGGATCCACCCCGGCACACCTCATGCACCGCTTCATG ATGTGGAACTCGGTGGGAATCGTGCGCGGCTACAATGACGACCAGGACAACGCCATTGACGTGGAGTTCCACGACACAGCCGTGCACCATGCCATGCACCTCACCAACTCCCTGGGCCACACCGTGGCAGACCTCTCCCAGGAGGCCGTGCTGCTTGCCTGCCCCGGCACCGACGAGCTCGCCAG TAAGCTCCAGTGCCTTCACTTCTCATCGTGGGATACCAACAAGGAGTGGATGGTGGATCTGCCCAAGGGGGAGGACGTGCGGGCCCTATGCCTGGGCCAGGGCTGGGCGGCGGCTGCCACCAGTGCCCTCATGCTGCGCCTCTTCTCCATCGGAGGGgtgcagagggagctgttcagCCTGCCCGGACCCGTGGTCTGCATGGCTGGACACGGGGAGCAACTGCTCGTCGTCTACCACCGAG GCACAGGGTTTGACGGAGAACAGGCCCTAGGGGTCCAGCTGCTGCAGTTTGGACACAAGAGACGGCAGGTCATCCACGGGGAGAACCTCCCCCTCTCCCGCAAATCTCACCTATCATGGTTAGGCTTCACAGCCGAGG GAACCCCATGCTTCATCGACTCTGAGGGCGTGGTGCGCCTGCTAAACCGCTCCTTGGGAAACATGTGGACACCTGTGTGTAACACCAGGGACAACTGCAAGGGCAAGTCAGACCACTACTGGGTGGTGGGAGTGCATGAGAACCCCCAGCAGCTCAG GTGTATCCCATGTAAAGGGTCTCGGTACCCCCCCACGTTGCCCAGGCCTGCTGTGGCCATCCTTCCCTTCAAGCTGCCCTTCTGTCAGACCACCACAGAGAAGGGCCAGATGGAG gaGCAGTACTGGCGCTCAGTGCTCCTCCACAACCACTACGGCTTCCTGTCGTCCAGCGGCTACGAGATAGACGAGGAAGGCCAGAGCCAGGCCCAGAAAGAACAGCAGGAGCTGCTCATGAAGATGTTTGCC CTGTCGTGTAAACTGGAGAGGGAGTTCCGCTGCGTGGAGCTGGCCGAGCTGATGACCCAGAACGTAGTGACCCTGGCCATCCGCTACGCCTCGCGGTCCCGCCGCATGGCCCTGGCCCAGCGCCTCAGCGATCTGGCCCTGGAGAAGGCCAATCAGCTGCAGGGGGAGGAGccccaggaggaggaagaggaggagccacTCCAGTACACCAGACGGAACACTGG GTACGGCCAGAGCAGCAGTGAGATGGGTGCGGATCGCCAACACAGCAGCCACAGACAAGCACCGGAGGAAGAGGTGGATGAAGAGGAGGGTCAGGAAGAACATATGGATGAAGGGGATGTAGCGGAGAGCAAAAGACGAG GTCTAAATCCCTTGTCTAAAGGGACTGCTGCATCACCTGAGAAACCTTCTCCCAAACCTG TAAGCAAAGAAGGACGTGTGAACCCTTTCAAG GTGAGCAGCGGGTTAGGGAGGCCGGGTTCGGCGGGGGGTCAGCACAGGGTGACAAACGTCCTGGACAGCATGATGTCGTCCAGCAGGAAGCCCACTGCTCTGCTGAGCAGCTCCACGGGGAAACTGAACAAAACACCTGTGCTCAAGCCTCTTCCTCCCAGACCCAAGACCAAG ACCCAGTCTACACTGCTGCACATGAACGCTCCCAAAGCAGCCAATAAGAAAGCAGCGGAGGAGCGGGAGCCGGCAGTGTGTAGGCTGAAACAGACGGAGGCACCGCCTCCAGCCTCACCAGCAGAAAATGTTGAGAACAAGAA GCCCAAGACAGGCTTCCAGCTGTGGCTGGAGGAGAATAGGAGGATCATCCTGGCTGACAACCCAGATCTGGAGGAGACGGATGTCATCAAGGAGGCCATGGGCCGCTTCAGGACCCTGTCTGCAGACGACCGGCTG
- the wdhd1 gene encoding WD repeat and HMG-box DNA-binding protein 1 isoform X2, with translation MPCERKPMRYGHSEGHTDVCFDDTGKYIVTCGSDGDVRIWESLDDDDPKSINVGEKAYSLALKNGKLVTAASNNTVQIHTFPEGDPDGILTRFTTNATHVTYNSSGSRVAAGSSDFMVKVVEMSDSSQQKTLRGHVAPVLSVTFDPKDEFLASASCDGTVAVWKIEEQTQVTSWPLLQKSNDVINAKSLCRLAWQPKAAKLLAVPVETTVQLYQRDSWAHVGTLSDDLGTQAINVVAWSPCGKFLAAGSIGGLLTVWDVESKLCVERQTHEKGYTVCGLAWHPSGGQIAYTDTEGCLGVLDGLSSSSSSSSTTAAKSTKAPASYDDLFDDDDDDRPMDEGIGEGALSPAKKPGDEDDDDDLMPATGRARNRSAFLDDENSLDTGSLKLGLDKFVDDDDAGSAIVPPVAVAAPLRPVYDGPMPTQPQKAFQPGSTPAHLMHRFMMWNSVGIVRGYNDDQDNAIDVEFHDTAVHHAMHLTNSLGHTVADLSQEAVLLACPGTDELASKLQCLHFSSWDTNKEWMVDLPKGEDVRALCLGQGWAAAATSALMLRLFSIGGVQRELFSLPGPVVCMAGHGEQLLVVYHRGTGFDGEQALGVQLLQFGHKRRQVIHGENLPLSRKSHLSWLGFTAEGTPCFIDSEGVVRLLNRSLGNMWTPVCNTRDNCKGKSDHYWVVGVHENPQQLRCIPCKGSRYPPTLPRPAVAILPFKLPFCQTTTEKGQMEEQYWRSVLLHNHYGFLSSSGYEIDEEGQSQAQKEQQELLMKMFALSCKLEREFRCVELAELMTQNVVTLAIRYASRSRRMALAQRLSDLALEKANQLQGEEPQEEEEEEPLQYTRRNTGYGQSSSEMGADRQHSSHRQAPEEEVDEEEGQEEHMDEGDVAESKRRGLNPLSKGTAASPEKPSPKPVSKEGRVNPFKVSSGLGRPGSAGGQHRVTNVLDSMMSSSRKPTALLSSSTGKLNKTPVLKPLPPRPKTKTQSTLLHMNAPKAANKKAAEEREPAVCRLKQTEAPPPASPAENVENKKPKTGFQLWLEENRRIILADNPDLEETDVIKEAMGRFRTLSADDRLSWTERAKGQSGDVADMKKRKRGEEESRGDENGQSEADETSAKKKKPLDTSAKLSAFAFNKN, from the exons ATGCCCTGTGAAAGAAAGCCAATGCGCTACGGCCACTCGGAGGGACACACTGATGTTTGCTTCGATGACACTGGAAA GTATATAGTCACTTGTGGAAGTGATGGGGATGTGAGAATATGGGAGAGTCTGGATGATGACGATCCCAAGTCCATCAACGTGGGGGAGAAGGCCTATTCTTTAGCCTTGAAG AATGGGAAGCTGGTCACAGCAGCCTCCAACAACACAGTACAAATCCACACGTTCCCTGAGGGTGACCCAGATGGCATCCTCACCCGCTTTACCACCAACGCCACCCACGTCACCTACAACAGCAGCGGCTCCAGAGTCGCTGCCGGATCCAG TGACTTCATGGTGAAGGTAGTGGAGATGTCCGACAGCAGTCAGCAGAAGACCCTGCGGGGACACGTTGCCCCCGTCCTCAGTGTCACCTTTGACCCCAAGGATGAGTTCCTG GCCTCTGCTAGCTGTGATGGAACTGTAGCTGTGTGGAAGATTGAGGAGCAG ACTCAGGTGACCAGCTGGCCGCTGCTGCAGAAGTCCAATGATGTCATCAATGCCAAGTCCCTGTGCCGACTGGCCTGGCAGCCCAAGGCCGCTAAG ctccTGGCCGTTCCCGTGGAGACAACGGTGCAGCTGTACCAGAGAGACTCCTGGGCCCACGTGGGCACACTCTCCGATGACCTTGGCACACAG GCAATAAACGTCGTCGCATGGTCGCCCTGTGGGAAGTTCTTGGCTGCAGGGAGCATCGGGGGTTTGCTGACGGTCTGGGACGTGGAGAGCAAGCTGTGTGTGGAAAG GCAGACGCATGAGAAGGGCTACACCGTGTGTGGACTGGCTTGGCATCCCTCGGGCGGTCAAATAGCCTACACCGACACAGAGGGCTGTCTTGGCGTGCTGGATGGGctctcttcttcatcctcttcttcctccactacTGCTGCAAAGAGTACCAAG GCTCCAGCCAGCTACGACGATCTTTTCGACGACGATGACGACGACAGACCCATGGACGAGGGTATCGGCGAGGGCGCCCTTTCACCCGCCAAGAAACCCGGGGACGAGGACGATGACGACGACCTCATGCCTGCCACGGGTCGAGCACGGAACAGGAGTGCCTTCCTCGACGACGAGAACTCACTGG ACACAGGCTCGCTCAAACTGGGGCTGGATAAGTTTGTTGATGACGACGACGCGGGCAGCGCCATAGTGCCCCCCGTTGCTGTGGCTGCTCCCCTCCGGCCCGTCTATGACGGGCCAATGCCCACCCAGCCACAGAAGGCTTTCCAGCCAGGATCCACCCCGGCACACCTCATGCACCGCTTCATG ATGTGGAACTCGGTGGGAATCGTGCGCGGCTACAATGACGACCAGGACAACGCCATTGACGTGGAGTTCCACGACACAGCCGTGCACCATGCCATGCACCTCACCAACTCCCTGGGCCACACCGTGGCAGACCTCTCCCAGGAGGCCGTGCTGCTTGCCTGCCCCGGCACCGACGAGCTCGCCAG TAAGCTCCAGTGCCTTCACTTCTCATCGTGGGATACCAACAAGGAGTGGATGGTGGATCTGCCCAAGGGGGAGGACGTGCGGGCCCTATGCCTGGGCCAGGGCTGGGCGGCGGCTGCCACCAGTGCCCTCATGCTGCGCCTCTTCTCCATCGGAGGGgtgcagagggagctgttcagCCTGCCCGGACCCGTGGTCTGCATGGCTGGACACGGGGAGCAACTGCTCGTCGTCTACCACCGAG GCACAGGGTTTGACGGAGAACAGGCCCTAGGGGTCCAGCTGCTGCAGTTTGGACACAAGAGACGGCAGGTCATCCACGGGGAGAACCTCCCCCTCTCCCGCAAATCTCACCTATCATGGTTAGGCTTCACAGCCGAGG GAACCCCATGCTTCATCGACTCTGAGGGCGTGGTGCGCCTGCTAAACCGCTCCTTGGGAAACATGTGGACACCTGTGTGTAACACCAGGGACAACTGCAAGGGCAAGTCAGACCACTACTGGGTGGTGGGAGTGCATGAGAACCCCCAGCAGCTCAG GTGTATCCCATGTAAAGGGTCTCGGTACCCCCCCACGTTGCCCAGGCCTGCTGTGGCCATCCTTCCCTTCAAGCTGCCCTTCTGTCAGACCACCACAGAGAAGGGCCAGATGGAG gaGCAGTACTGGCGCTCAGTGCTCCTCCACAACCACTACGGCTTCCTGTCGTCCAGCGGCTACGAGATAGACGAGGAAGGCCAGAGCCAGGCCCAGAAAGAACAGCAGGAGCTGCTCATGAAGATGTTTGCC CTGTCGTGTAAACTGGAGAGGGAGTTCCGCTGCGTGGAGCTGGCCGAGCTGATGACCCAGAACGTAGTGACCCTGGCCATCCGCTACGCCTCGCGGTCCCGCCGCATGGCCCTGGCCCAGCGCCTCAGCGATCTGGCCCTGGAGAAGGCCAATCAGCTGCAGGGGGAGGAGccccaggaggaggaagaggaggagccacTCCAGTACACCAGACGGAACACTGG GTACGGCCAGAGCAGCAGTGAGATGGGTGCGGATCGCCAACACAGCAGCCACAGACAAGCACCGGAGGAAGAGGTGGATGAAGAGGAGGGTCAGGAAGAACATATGGATGAAGGGGATGTAGCGGAGAGCAAAAGACGAG GTCTAAATCCCTTGTCTAAAGGGACTGCTGCATCACCTGAGAAACCTTCTCCCAAACCTG TAAGCAAAGAAGGACGTGTGAACCCTTTCAAG GTGAGCAGCGGGTTAGGGAGGCCGGGTTCGGCGGGGGGTCAGCACAGGGTGACAAACGTCCTGGACAGCATGATGTCGTCCAGCAGGAAGCCCACTGCTCTGCTGAGCAGCTCCACGGGGAAACTGAACAAAACACCTGTGCTCAAGCCTCTTCCTCCCAGACCCAAGACCAAG ACCCAGTCTACACTGCTGCACATGAACGCTCCCAAAGCAGCCAATAAGAAAGCAGCGGAGGAGCGGGAGCCGGCAGTGTGTAGGCTGAAACAGACGGAGGCACCGCCTCCAGCCTCACCAGCAGAAAATGTTGAGAACAAGAA GCCCAAGACAGGCTTCCAGCTGTGGCTGGAGGAGAATAGGAGGATCATCCTGGCTGACAACCCAGATCTGGAGGAGACGGATGTCATCAAGGAGGCCATGGGCCGCTTCAGGACCCTGTCTGCAGACGACCGGCTG